A window of Pseudomonas mucidolens contains these coding sequences:
- a CDS encoding GntR family transcriptional regulator produces the protein MNPILALRPDDKQSMPLYLQLARKLEAAIHAGQWTSEQALPSERVLSEQLSISRVTARKALEVLFTQGLIRRSQGSGTFITPRLEQPLSRLSGFSEMLRLKGFVPGSQWLEREITPPTHEELIRLCLSTNDKVARLKRLRKADDTVMAIEMTAVPASVLPQPQALGSSLYEYFESIGKPIVRALQHVQAINASDEFAGLVGIAPGTAMLLMTRVGYTADNTPIEITDTYCRNDYYDFVAELRRYDFAAELRP, from the coding sequence ATGAATCCCATCCTGGCCTTGCGCCCCGACGATAAACAATCCATGCCGCTGTACCTGCAATTGGCGCGCAAGCTGGAAGCGGCGATCCATGCCGGCCAGTGGACCTCCGAACAGGCTCTGCCGTCGGAACGCGTGCTCAGTGAGCAGTTGAGCATCTCGCGGGTCACCGCCCGCAAAGCCTTGGAAGTGTTGTTTACCCAGGGCCTGATCCGTCGCAGCCAAGGTTCAGGCACCTTTATCACGCCGCGCCTGGAACAACCGCTGTCACGCCTGTCGGGTTTCAGCGAGATGTTGCGCCTCAAGGGCTTTGTGCCCGGCTCCCAATGGCTGGAGCGCGAGATCACCCCGCCAACCCACGAAGAATTGATCCGCCTGTGTCTGTCGACCAACGACAAGGTGGCGCGACTCAAGCGTTTGCGCAAAGCCGATGACACGGTGATGGCCATTGAAATGACTGCCGTCCCGGCCTCGGTGCTGCCGCAGCCGCAGGCGTTGGGCAGTTCGCTGTATGAATACTTCGAAAGCATCGGCAAGCCCATCGTCCGCGCCTTGCAGCATGTACAGGCAATCAATGCCTCGGACGAGTTCGCAGGCCTGGTGGGTATCGCGCCCGGCACCGCCATGCTGCTGATGACCCGCGTCGGTTACACCGCCGATAACACGCCGATTGAAATCACCGACACCTACTGCCGCAACGACTACTACGACTTCGTCGCGGAGCTTCGTCGGTACGACTTTGCCGCCGAACTGCGGCCCTAG
- the nagA gene encoding N-acetylglucosamine-6-phosphate deacetylase → MSEDNILTPQGWFRGRLVHRHGKVSAIEGTPCDPADNDLPYLLPGFIDLHVHGGGGKDIMEGADAFETITRTHVRFGTTSLLATTMTAPVEEISSVLGQLGTFCEQRPAGSARVLGVHLEGPYINPGKLGAQPNFAHTALMAEVEEYLRLAPIRVITIAPEIAGHDALIRSLSARGVRMQIGHTLGSYEEGVAALAAGATSFTHLYNAMSPLHHREPGIVGAALAHARYAELIPDLLHVHPGAMRVALRAIPCLYCVTDSTAAAGMPDGEYKLGSHTVTKCLGGVRLADGTLAGSTLTMDQALRNLVKIGLPISEASQRLSQFPADYLGLEERGRLQPGSFADCVRLDRSLNLTDVMVEGETIDFKNV, encoded by the coding sequence ATGTCCGAAGACAATATCCTCACGCCCCAAGGCTGGTTTCGCGGCCGACTGGTACACCGGCACGGCAAGGTCAGCGCCATTGAAGGCACCCCTTGCGACCCGGCCGACAACGACCTGCCCTACCTGCTGCCCGGTTTTATCGACCTGCACGTACATGGCGGTGGCGGCAAAGACATCATGGAAGGCGCCGACGCCTTCGAGACCATCACCCGCACCCACGTGCGTTTTGGTACCACCTCGCTGCTGGCCACCACCATGACAGCGCCGGTGGAGGAAATCTCCAGCGTGCTCGGTCAACTCGGCACGTTCTGCGAACAGCGTCCTGCGGGCAGCGCGCGAGTTCTCGGGGTACACCTGGAAGGTCCCTACATCAATCCGGGAAAACTCGGCGCTCAACCTAACTTCGCCCACACCGCGCTGATGGCAGAAGTCGAGGAATACCTGCGCCTGGCCCCGATCCGGGTGATCACCATCGCCCCGGAAATCGCCGGCCATGACGCGCTGATTCGCAGTCTTAGTGCGCGCGGCGTGCGCATGCAGATCGGCCACACTTTGGGCAGCTATGAGGAAGGCGTGGCTGCCCTCGCCGCCGGCGCCACCAGTTTCACCCATCTGTATAACGCCATGAGCCCGCTACATCACCGCGAGCCGGGCATCGTCGGGGCGGCCTTGGCCCATGCCCGGTATGCCGAGTTGATTCCGGACTTGCTGCACGTGCACCCCGGCGCCATGCGTGTAGCCCTGCGCGCGATTCCCTGCCTGTACTGCGTCACCGATTCCACGGCCGCCGCCGGCATGCCCGACGGCGAATACAAGCTGGGCAGCCACACCGTGACCAAATGCCTGGGCGGTGTGCGACTGGCCGACGGCACCCTGGCCGGCAGCACCCTGACCATGGACCAGGCCCTGCGCAATCTGGTGAAAATCGGTCTGCCTATCAGCGAAGCCTCACAACGTTTGTCGCAATTTCCTGCGGACTATCTGGGCCTGGAAGAACGCGGTCGCCTGCAACCCGGCAGCTTTGCCGACTGCGTGCGCCTGGATCGCTCCCTGAACCTCACCGACGTAATGGTCGAAGGAGAAACCATTGACTTCAAAAATGTTTGA
- a CDS encoding SIS domain-containing protein, translating into MFEEALSSCEAVEAQLQRLEPMLADVAGRLRRQPPQVAMTVARGSSDHAASYFAYLTMQHLGIPVASLPMSVVTLSQSPLKVSGQVAFGFSQSGQSPDLVNSLRVLRKRGALSVSLVNAEDSPLEAACEFHVPLCAGPERSVAATKSFIATLSASAQLIAHWNQEDALLEACQALPAGLREAATQDWSLAIEALRDCQRLMVIGRGAGFAIAQEAALKLKETSAIQAEAFSSAEVRHGPMALIDDNYPLLVFAPRGAEQAGLLTLAEEMRQRGARVLLAAPDDVAERDLTLSRAEHPALDPILAIQSFYVMAAGLAHARGMDPDQPRHLSKVTRTH; encoded by the coding sequence ATGTTTGAAGAGGCGCTGTCCTCCTGTGAGGCCGTCGAGGCTCAACTGCAACGCCTGGAACCGATGCTGGCGGACGTCGCCGGCCGTCTGCGCCGCCAACCGCCGCAAGTGGCGATGACCGTAGCCCGCGGCAGCTCGGATCATGCCGCCAGCTACTTTGCCTATCTGACCATGCAGCACCTGGGAATCCCCGTGGCGTCGTTGCCGATGTCAGTGGTGACCCTCTCGCAATCGCCGCTGAAAGTCAGCGGCCAAGTGGCCTTTGGTTTCTCGCAGTCGGGACAGAGCCCCGACCTGGTCAACAGCCTGCGTGTATTGCGCAAGCGCGGGGCGTTGAGCGTTTCCCTGGTCAATGCCGAGGACTCGCCACTGGAGGCCGCGTGCGAATTCCACGTGCCGCTGTGCGCCGGACCGGAACGCAGCGTCGCCGCCACCAAGAGCTTTATCGCCACGTTGAGCGCCAGTGCGCAATTGATCGCTCACTGGAATCAGGAGGACGCGCTGCTCGAAGCGTGCCAAGCCTTGCCCGCCGGCTTGCGTGAAGCGGCGACCCAGGATTGGAGCCTGGCCATCGAAGCGCTGCGCGACTGCCAGCGCCTGATGGTGATCGGGCGTGGCGCCGGTTTTGCCATTGCCCAGGAAGCCGCGCTCAAGCTCAAGGAAACCTCGGCGATCCAGGCCGAAGCCTTCAGCAGCGCCGAAGTGCGCCACGGGCCGATGGCCTTGATCGACGATAACTACCCGCTGCTGGTCTTCGCCCCGCGCGGCGCCGAACAGGCGGGCCTGCTCACATTGGCCGAGGAGATGCGCCAACGGGGCGCCCGCGTGCTGCTGGCCGCGCCCGATGATGTTGCCGAACGTGACCTGACCTTGAGTCGCGCCGAGCACCCGGCTCTCGACCCGATACTCGCGATCCAGAGTTTCTACGTGATGGCCGCCGGTCTGGCGCACGCCAGGGGCATGGATCCGGACCAGCCCCGTCACCTGAGCAAAGTGACCCGCACCCACTGA